Proteins encoded together in one Salvelinus fontinalis isolate EN_2023a chromosome 6, ASM2944872v1, whole genome shotgun sequence window:
- the LOC129857184 gene encoding cytochrome c oxidase subunit 6B1-like encodes MSDVIEEKIKNYRTAPFDARFPNTNQTRNCFQNYLDFHRCNKALSDKGQDVAPCDWYQRVYKSICPMSWVAKWDDQIEAGSFPGKI; translated from the exons ATGTCTGATGTTATTGAGGAGAAGATAAAGAACTACAGGACGGCTCCCTTCGACGCACGCTTCCCCAACACTAACCAGACCCGCAACTGCTTTCAGAACTATCTGG acTTCCACAGGTGCAACAAAGCTTTGTCAGACAAAGGCCAGGATGTGGCTCCCTGTGACTGGTACCAGAGGGTCTACAAGAGTATCTGTCCCATGAGCTGG GTCGCCAAGTGGGACGACCAGATAGAGGCCGGAAGCTTTCCCGGCAAGATCTAA